One genomic segment of Helianthus annuus cultivar XRQ/B chromosome 14, HanXRQr2.0-SUNRISE, whole genome shotgun sequence includes these proteins:
- the LOC118486275 gene encoding two-component response regulator ORR25-like, giving the protein MNSSSKCTSMKDHCVGKKSKIIWTKALSKKFLEAVGILGIDKASPKKIQELMNVKGLTRDHVSSHLQKHRILLKKLSSTSCGVQAASKPCLLESSVVDGASLKKSSFVLNQEHMNWSSYSGTHTTNPRIVDTERSYIPFIQAANFNSTFSSALTLSGPLPNKEWNANMEKGAIRDDMVLTETEIDAILSFADENGDCGQTSNNVPATLNRQNKDANGQNFPNIVSFDSNLKEKTASTTQHQTSN; this is encoded by the exons ATGAACTCGAGTTCGAAGTGTACATCAATGAAGGATCATTGTGTTGGAAAGAAGTCTAAAATCATCTGGACCAAAGCGTTGAGCAAGAAGTTCTTGGAAGCCGTTGGAATTCTTGGAATTGATA AAGCTTCCCCAAAGAAAATCCAAGAATTGATGAATGTGAAAGGTTTAACAAGAGATCATGTGTCAAGTCATCTACAAAAACACCGAATCTTACTAAAGAAATTAAGTAGCACAAGTTGTGGTGTTCAAGCTGCTTCAAAACCATGCTTGTTAGAGAGCTCAGTGGTTGACGGCGCCTCTTTGAAAAAATCTTCATTTGTCCTTAATCAGGAACACATGAATTGGTCATCTTATAGTGGGACACATACCACTAATCCTCGAATTGTGGACACTGAACGCTCCTACATTCCTTTTATTCAAGCTGCAAATTTCAATTCAACATTTTCATCTGCATTAACTCTTTCAGGTCCATTACCAAATAAAG AGTGGAATGCTAATATGGAAAAAGGGGCAATAAGAGATGATATGGTGCTGACTGAAACTGAAATAGATGCTATTTTATCATTTGCTGATGAAAATGGCGATTGCGGTCAAACTTCAAATAATGTCCCTGCTACTCTAAACCGCCAGAATAAG GATGCGAATGGTCAAAACTTTCCGAATATTGTCTCATTTGATTCAAATCTTAAGGAGAAAACTGCATCCACCACCCAACATCAAACTTCAAATTGA